The nucleotide window GCTGACTCTCTCTATTACTCTACACACCAGGTGAGGGGAAACAGACAGCTGACTCTCTATTACTCTACACACCAGGTGAGGGGAAACAGACAGCTGACTTTCTATTACTCTACACACCAGATGAGGGGAAACAGACAGCTGACTTTCTATCATAGTTTGTCTCTTATCTTCACtctagtaaaatactacttgagtattAGTCTAAAAGTATTAGGAAAAAATGTACTTCAGTATCAAAGGTAtcaaaggtaaaataaattattGATACAAATTCCTTATAGTGAACCAGACGGCctaattgttttgtttttattgccggatagccaggggtacactccaacactccaacactccaagacataatttacaaacaaagcatgtgtgtttagtgagtcccccagatcagaggcagtaggcatgaccagggatgttctctttttagtgagtccatcagatcagaggcagtagggatgaccagggatgttctctttttagtgagtccatcagatcagaggcagtagggatgaccagggatgttctctttttagtgagtccatcagatcagaggcagtagggatgaccagggatgttctctgtttagtgagtcctccagatcagagacagtagggatgaccagggatgttctctgtttagtgagtcctccagatcagaggcagtagggatgaccagggatgttctctgtttagtgagtcctccagatcagagacagtagggatgaccagggatgttctctgtttagtgagtcctccagatcagagacagtagggatgaccagggatgttctctgtttagtgagtcctccagatcagagacagtagggatgaccagggatgttctctgtttagtgagtcctccagatcagaggcagtagggatgaccagggatgttctctgtttagtgagtcctccagatcagagacagtagggatgaccagggatgttctcttgataagtgtgtgaacgggaccattttcctgtcaaaatgtaacgagtacttttgggtgtccggggaaatgtatggagtaaaaggtACATTATTTCCTTTCTGTAGTGAtgtaaaagttgccaaaaaaaTAATAGTATGATCTCAAAGGCAGTGAAAAAGCCACATATTCTGTTGTAATGCAGAGCTACAGTTTATACCGTATACATATCATCTATATGCCTGTGGGAGTATCCATCGACTGGCTGACCCATGGATTGTGTATTTAACTTTTAGTGTATTTGATTTTGATGTAGACATTCGCAGATAAAAGCTGAATTGCTGTGACTgactacagtctctctctctctgtttatccagGCCAGTTGAGTTACTCGGAGGCAGACGGAGATGGGAACCCCAAGCTGTGGTGTGCCCTCAGTGGTGGGAGGATGGTTGTGTTTGATGCAGCCAGCTGGTCCATGCAGCAGAACTGTGTTCAAGTGGGATCCTCCCAACTGGTATGATGTCTGCAAGCAGACACACACCATTTCCCCTGCGCTCTCCCTGGACTATCACTTGAGCCTTTCTACTAGGCTCTGTTCCAATATCCACATTAGTGTAGCAGAACACTTAGAGAGAAGCATTGGATTTGGCCGTACATTCTAAGGGTTCTATGCGAGTGGATATTGGAACATGTCCTTTGTTTCTATGAAATTGCTTACAGATATCCTTTGAAAATAAATTGTTATATTGAATTAAGTACACAGtgatctctttctctcgctctctggctctctgtttcacttgttctctctccctctccatctctctttctctctccctctctctctagctctttcacttgttctctctctctctctaactctctgtttcacttgttctctctccctctccatctctctttctctctccctctctctctagctctttcacttgttctctctctctctctaactctctttcacttgttctctctctctctagctctctttcacttgttctctctcttcctctccatgtctttctctctagctctctttcacccgttctttctctctctctctctcccacctctagTTCTGTTtcacttgttttctctctctccctccccctctagtTCTGTTtcacttgttctctctcttccacctccagttctgtttctttctctctctctctttcacctctagttctttcactctctctctctcccacctctagTTCTGTTtcacttgttttctctctctcccgttccccCCTCTAGTTCTGTTTCACTtgttttctccctctccatctttctctctccctctctctctctttctctagctctctttcactcattctttctctctccttctagtTCTGTTtcacttgttttctctctctctctctttttcttctgtTGATAGTGTTTCCTCCTTTCTGTGGTCTCATGAGGCATGAACAGGAGTGCCTGCCATTCACATAACAGTGGATTAAACCTGGATATGTATGCGtccaaaatagcaccctattccctatatagtacacttcttTTGACGAGAgtcctatgggccttggtcaaaagtagtgcactatatagggaataggtgccatttgggacgcatttaTGTGCTGAATACGTGGCTTTATTATGTGCACAGAACTGCATGCTGGGATTGGACCAGGATCAAGTATGGATTGGCTCCCAGGATTCCATCATTTACATAATTGACACTCGCAGCATGTCCTGCAATAAGCAGCTGACAGAGCACAGGCATGAGGTTATGGACTTTGCCCTGGAGGAGAGTGACAAGATGAGGTAAAATGTTACACATATAGTACCGTATGTCTGTGTCCCacagtgcaccctattccctatatactgtagggcaCTCTTTCATGCTACAGTCACTTCACCCTCACAAACTGTTAACCCATGTGTGATGCTCAGGATTCTATGTTGAAGGCAGGATAATGTGTTAGAACTGCCTGTTCAAATGACCAATGCACCTATTGCAGAAAGTAGTTCTTCTAACTGTCCCACCCCAGTATCATAGTGCAAGAATCTTAGAACATGGAGTGTTTTTGATGTCTATTTCCAACCagcagatggcagcagtgtacttAAAGTACTTATTTAATTTGCCTTCAGTGAATCATCAGTAGTTAGACCACAATCAGGCTTCTACATGGTGCTTGTTTTAATCcaactgtccctctcctcccccccagaCAGACATACTCCTGTAGTGCCGATGGAACAGTCATTCTGTGGGACCTCTCAACGCTAAAAGTGAAAAagcagtttcaactgacctgtgATAGGCTTATGTCCATTCAGCTCTTCAATGGAACACTGTGGTGCTGTAAGTAAACTCACTCAGTCATAGTTATACTCTAACTGTATATTATTATTCTCTTTTTTTATATACTCCTATGTATTAAATACCCTGCCAATGATCAATGAACAAAGTGTGTCAATTGACCACAAGATCACATGCTAACAACAGCAAACATCTagacagaaacctttgtttgttTTTTCCCATCTGGTATGTTGACTAGGTGCCAGAGACGGCATCGTTGAACTGAGGAAGAACGGAACCCCACATCGTAAGATGACACTTCCTGAGGATCTACGGAGCATGCCCACTGAGTTCAGCAGCCTCATCCTCTTCTTAGAGGTAGTAGGCCCATGTTCCCTTCATCTGGGAGATTTCACTGAACCAAGATCTTTATCTCATGCGATGCCTTCACCATTGCCTCCAAGTGGCCTCAATAATCAAGCCAGACACTATGTATTTTTGCAGGCTTCCAACAGTCAGTTTGCTTGTCAATGAGAGTGTGTCATGAGCTGATGGCTAAACCAGTCCAATGTGTGTTTTCTTTCAGAGGGGCCAGTTGTGGACGAGCTGTTCTGATTCTGACGAGCTCTGTCTCTGGCACTGTAAAGACCTGACCAAGCCTTTCCTGAGGGTGCGGCTGCAGAACTGTACAGGGGTCAACTGTATGATCAAGGTTAAGAATCAGGTGAGAAAATAATGGTCTCAGTTGGATGTTCACACCTGCTGTTCTTTGTGTGTTTTGCTGGTAACACTTTAATGGAAGGGTACCAACATAATAACGTCTTTAACACGTGACTATTAACACATACCAAACACATTCATAAGATCCTGGCAACAACAGTCTTTCTCAGGTGTTGCAATTTCTACAAAAGCTTGTAAAGTAGCAGTTAAAATAGTATCGTACTTAGAAATGATACCATACATTCCACCCTACCATCGTTATTTTATCTCTCATAGTAATGATCAGAGTGTCCAGAGCGAACTCTGAGTTTTATTTAGGTAGTGAATGTCACAGTACAACTGCAAATCCTCAACAAGCTTCTCTTCATTGtttgtctcctccccctccctcgtcCAGATTTGGGTTGGCTGCAGCGGGCCGAGCCCTGACCAGTGCAGGATGAGTGGGAAGATCTACATAGTGGACACAGAGAGCCACAGTGTAGAGAAGGAGCTGATggcccacacagacagtgtccaGGCACTGTGCTCTGCAGAGGGCCGCTATGTACTCAGTGGCTCCGCCTGCCAGGATGGCAAAATCGCCATTTGGAAGGTTGAGTAGAGGATGAGTAGCCTGGTCCAGTATCTGTTTGTGTGGTTTTGACAACTCTTTGAAGTGAATAAAATGTTTGGCACAACAATGACAGGAGTTTCCTAAACAGCAGAAATAGATGTGGGACCAGGTTAGAGGAAGAGCGCTGCagaccctcaaactcaactctggacctggaagccagttccactgctttgttcattgttcccctctaatcagggactgatttagacctgggacaccaggtgggtgattctcttctaatcagggactgatttagacctgggacaccaggtgggtgattcccctctaatcagggactgatttagacctgggacaccaggtgggtgattcccctctaatcagggactgatttagacctgggacaccaggtgggtgattcccctctaatcagggactgatttagacctgggacaccaggtgggtgattcccctctaatcagggactgatttagacctgggacaccaggtgggtgattcccctctaatcagggactgatttagacctgggacaccaggtgggtgattcccctctaatcagggactgatttagacctgggacaccaggtgggtgattctcttctaatcagggactgatttagacctgggacaccaggtgggtgattcccctctaatcagggactgatttagacctgggacaccaggtgggtgattcccctctaatcagggactgatttagacctgggacaccaggtgggtgattcccctctaatcagggactgatttagacctgggacaccaggtgggtgattcccctctaatcagggactgatttagacctgggactccAGGTGGTTGCAATGAATTAgcaggtagaacagaaaagcagcaggctccggacctcgtggGGTCAGAGTTGAATGTCCCTGCTATAGACTATaaattgttcttattttccctGAACACCTCAGAGAGAAGGTGAGCTTCTAAAGGTTTTTTCAAAGCTTTGTTCTAAAATGTGCTTTTCCTGGATTAAAGACTCAAGGTTGGCCATATTGTTTTTAACATTCTTCCacgtctgtgtcccaaatggccccaCGCTGCTCCACCTTGTTGTCTCTCCAACCCCACCACGCTGCTCCACCTTGTTGTCTCTCCAACCCCACCACGCTGCTCCACCTTGTTGTCTCTCCAACCCCACCACGCTGCTCCACCTTGTTGTCTCTCCAACCCCACCACGCTGCTCCACCTTGTTGTCTGTCCAACCCCACCACGCTGCTCCACCTTGTTGTCTCTCCAACCCCACCACGCTGCTCCACCTTGTTGTCTGTCCAACCCCACCACGCTGCTCCACCTTGTGGTCTgcccccaaccccaccacgctGCTCCACCTTGTGGTCtgtcccccaaccccaccacgctGCTCCACCTTGTGGTCTgcccccaaccccaccacgctGCTCCACCTTGTGGTCtgtcccccaaccccaccacgctGCTCCACCTTGTAGTCTGCCCCCCAACCCCACCATGCTGCTCCACCTTGTGGTCtgtcccccaaccccaccacgctGCTCCACCTTGTAGTCtgtcccccaaccccaccatgcTGCTCCACCTTGTGTCTGCCCCCAACCCCACCATGCTCTCCACCTTGTGGTCCAACCCCACCATGCTGCTCCACCTTGTTGCCTGTCCAACCCCACCACGCTGCTCCACCTTGTTGTCTGTCCAACCCCACCACGCTGCTCCACCTTGTTGTCTCTCCAACCCCACCACGCTGCTCCACCTTGTTGCCTGTCCAACCCCACCACGCTGCTCCACCTTGTTGTCTGTCCAACCCCACCACGCTGCTCCACCTTGTAGTctctcccccaaccccaccacgctGCTCCACCTTGTGGTCtgcccccccaaccccaccacgctGCTCCACCTTGTAGTctctcccccaaccccaccacgctGCTCCACCTTGTAGTctctcccccaaccccaccccgcTGCTCCACCTTGTAGTCtgccccccaaccccaccacgctGCTCCACCTTGTGGTCtgccccccaaccccaccacgctGCTTCACCTTGTGGTCtgtcccccaaccccaccacgctGCTCCACCTTGTAGTctctcccccaaccccaccatgcTGCTCCACCTTGTGGTCtgccccccaaccccaccacgctGCTCCACTTTGTGGGCTGCACCCCAACCCCACCACGCTGCTCCACCTTGTGGTCTGCCACCCAACCCCATCACGCTGCTCCACCTTGTGGTCtgccccccaaccccaccacgctGCTCCACCTTGTGGTCTGCCCCCCAACCCCACCATGCTGCTCCACCTTGTGGTCTGCCCCCCAACCCCACCATGCTGCTCCACCTTGTAGTCtatcccccaaccccaccatgcTGCTCCACCTTGTGGTCTGCCCCCCAACCCCACCATGCTGCTCCACCTTGTAGTCtatcccccaaccccaccatgcTGCTCCACCTTGTGGTCtgtcccccaaccccaccacgctGCTCCACCTTGTAGTCtgtcccccaaccccaccatgcTGCTCCACCTTGTAGTCTGCCCCCCAACCCCACCATGCTGCTCCACCTTGTGGTCTGCCATGCCCCACCAACCTCCACCTTGTTGTCTGTCCAACCCCACCACGCTGCTCCACCTTGTTGCCTGTCCAACCCCACCACGCTGCTCCACCTTGTTGTCTGTCCAACCCCACCACGCTGCTCCACCTTGTGTCTCTCCAACCCCACCATGCTGCTCCACCTTGTTGTCTgcccccaaccccaccacgctGCTCCACCTTGTTGTCCCAACCCCACCATGCTGCTCCACCTTGTGGTCTgcccccaaccccaccacgctGCTCCACCTTGTGGTCTGCCCCCAACCCCACCATGCTGCTCCACCTTGTGGTCTGCCCCCCAACCCCACCATGCTGCTCCACCTTGTGGTCTGCCCCCCAACCCCACCATGCTGCTCCACCTTGTAGTCtatcccccaaccccaccatgcTGCTCCACCTTGTGGTCTGCCCCCAACCCCACCATGCTGCTCCACCTTGTAGTCtatcccccaaccccaccatgcTGCTCCACCTTGTGGTCtgtcccccaaccccaccacgctGCTCCACCTTGTAGTCtgtcccccaaccccaccatgcTGCTCCACCTTGTAGTCTGCCCCCCAACCCCACCATGCTGCTCCACCTTGTGGTCTGCCCCCCAACCCCACCATGCTGCTCCACCTTGTTGCCTGTCCAACCCCACCACGCTGCTCCACCTTGTTGTCTGTCCAACCCCACCACGCTGCTCCACCTTGTTGTCTCTCCAACCCCACCACGCTGCTCCACCTTGTTGCCTGTCCAACCCCACCACGCTGCTCCACCTTGTTGTCTGTCCAACCCCACCACGCTGCTCCACCTTGTGGTCTGCCCCCCAACCCCACCATGCTGCTCCACCTTGTAGTctctcccccaaccccaccacgctGCTCCACCTTGTGGTCtgcccccccaaccccaccacgctGCTCCACCTTGTAGTctctcccccaaccccaccacgctGCTCCACCTTGTAGTctctcccccaaccccaccccgcTGCTCCACCTTGTAGTCtgccccccaaccccaccacgctGCTCCACCTTGTGGTCtgcccccccaaccccaccacgctGCTTCACCTTGTGGTCtgtcccccaaccccaccacgctGCTCCACCTTGTAGTctctcccccaaccccaccatgcTGCTCCACCTTGTGGTCtgccccccaaccccaccacgctGCTCCACCTTGTGGGCTGCACCCCAACCCCACCACGCTGCTCCACCTTGTGGTCTGCCACCCAACCCCATCACGCTGCTCCACCTTGTGGTCtgccccccaaccccaccacgctGCTCCACCTTGTGGTCTGCCCCCCAACCCCACCATGCTGCTCCACCTTGTGGTCTGCCCCCCAACCCCACCATGCTGCTCCACCTTGTAGTCtatcccccaaccccaccatgcTGCTCCACCTTGTGGTCTGCCCTCCAACCCCACCATGCTGCTCCACCTTGTAGTCtatcccccaaccccaccatgcTGCTCCACCTTGTGGTCTGCCCCCCAACCCCACCATGCTGCTCCACCTTGTAGTctctcccccaaccccaccacgctGCTCCACCTTGTAGGCTGctcccccaaccccaccatgaTTCTCCACCTTGTTGTCTGCCCCCCAACCCCACCATGCTGCTCCACCTTGTGGTCTGCCCCCCAACCCCACCATGCTGCTCCACCTTGTAGTCTGCCCCCCAACCCCACCATGATTCTCCACCTTGTAGTCTGCCCCCCAACCCCACCATGATTCTCCACCTTGTGGTCTGCCCCCCAACCCCACCATGCTGCTCCACCTTGTAGTCtgccccccaaccccaccacgctGCTCCACCTTGTGGTCTGCCCCCCAACCCCACCATGCTGCTCCACCTTGTAGTCTGCCCCCAACCCCGCCATGCTGCTCCACCTTGTAGTCTGCCCCCAACCCCACCATGCTGCTCCACCTTGTAGTCtgccccccaaccccaccacgctGCTCCACCTTGTAGTCTGCCCCCCAACCCCACCATGCTGCTCCACCTTGTAGTCTGCCCCCCAACCCCACCATGCTGCTCCACCTTGTGGTCTGCCCCCCAACCCCACCATGCTGCTCCACCTTGTGGTCTGCCCCCCAACCCCACCATGCTGCTCCACCACCTTGTAGTCtgccccccaaccccaccacgctGCTCCACCTTGTAGTCTGCCCCCCAACCCCACCATGCTGCTCCACCACCTTGTAGTCTGCCCCCCAACCCCACCATGCTGCTCCACCTTGTAGTCtgtcccccaaccccaccatgcTGCTCCACCTTGGGGTCTGCCCCCCAACCCCACCATGCTGCTCCACCTTGTGGTCTGCCCCCCAACCCCACCATGCTGCTCCACCTTGTAGTCTGCCCCCCAACCCCACCATGCTGCTCCACCTTGTAGTCtgccccccaaccccaccacgctGCTCCACCTTGTAGTCTGCCCCCCAACCCCACCATGCTGCT belongs to Oncorhynchus keta strain PuntledgeMale-10-30-2019 unplaced genomic scaffold, Oket_V2 Un_scaffold_1526_pilon_pilon, whole genome shotgun sequence and includes:
- the LOC127927572 gene encoding 50 kDa spicule matrix protein-like translates to MTGFFMIMSFPESQCPLYIVYVPNGTLFSIGPWSKVVYYIGNSRVLTFSNKVVLLSTVGWGGRKQGGAAWWGWGTDHKVEQRGGVGGQTTRWSSVVGLGGRPQGGAAWWGWGADYKVVEQHGGVGGQTTRWSSMVGLGGRPQGGAAWWGWGADYKVEQRGGVGGQTTRWSSMVGLGGRLQGGGAAWWGWGADYKVEQRGGVGGQTTRWWSSMVGLGGRPQGGAAWWGWGADHKVEQHGGVGGQTTRWSSMVGLGGRLQGGAAWWGWGADYKVEQHGGVGGQTTRWSSVVGLGGRPQGGAA